The following nucleotide sequence is from Luteolibacter rhizosphaerae.
GGGGGCAGACCCTCGTGTTGAACAACGAGGTCCATCGCGCCGATACCTTGGCCGCCAATACCGTGGCGACCCTGAGCGGCAAGTCCGAGCTGCATATCAACGGTGGTGGCGATCCGATACCCGGCTGCACCATCCACCTGAACTCGGAGAATTCCTTTCTCTTCCTGCACCAGCTCCTGCCGTCCTCCGTGGCTGCCACCTATCTCTCCCGGGTGCGGGTCAATGGAGCAGCGGCCGTGCTGGATACGAACGTCAGGGTCGTGGAGCACGTCGCCGGAACGGTGCTCATTCCCCAGCCTTCCTCTTACTTGCCGCTCCAGGTATTCACCGGAACCCATCTCACCGGTACCTCGAAGAAGCTCGGCTCCTATACCGCCTACAACACGACCACGCTCGGCCCCTTCGCGGACAACATCCGCTCTTTCATCCTGAAGCGCGGCTACACCGCGACCTTCGCGCAGAATGAGAATGGCACCGGCAGCAGCGTGAACTACGTGGCGCAGGACGGCGATCTCGAGGTATCCTTCATGCCCGCCGCTCTCGATCGCACGGTGAGCTTCATCCGTGTCTTCCCCTGGCGCTGGACCGGGAAGAAAGGTTCCTGCGATGTCGGTCCCGTTTCGCTGAAGGCGAACTGGAATTACAATTGGAACATCAGCTCGAACTCCACGCTCGATTGGGAGTATGTCGCTATCAAGCAGCAGCCGAACTGGCCGGGCTTGGATCAGGATTGGAAGTGGCGCGGGGTGAATCACCTGTCCGGCTACAACGAGCCGGACAACTCGGTGGAGGATGCTTATCAGAATCTGACTCCGGCGGGCTCCGCGGTGAATGCCGCCGCGCGCTGGCCCGACCTGCTTTCCACCGGGCTACGCGTCGGAGCCCCGGCGGTGACGGATGGTGGCACCGGTTGGCTGAACACCTTCATGAACGAGGCGAATAGCCTCGGGCATCGCGTCGACTACGTGCCGGTGCACTACTACCGCAGCTACTGGAACAAGACCGACCCGGCGGGCGCGGCCACGCAGATGTATAATTTCCTCAAGAGCATCTACGATGCGACCGGGAAGCCGGTCTGGGTGACCGAGTTCAACAACGGTGCGAACTGGACTGACAATGCCCACGATCCCGACGTCACGCAGAATCGCAACGCGATCGAGGCGATGATCAACATGATGGACAATACGCCGTGGATCGAGCGTTACGCCATCTACAGCCGGGTCGAGTGGTTCCGCCAGACCCACTACGATGACGGTAGTATCACGCCGATGGGGGCCATGTACCGCGATCATGTCGCCCCCATCGCCTACCAGCAGGTGGTGCCGAACAACAGCCCTTCAGCTGCCGCCGACTATCTCTTCGACGGTAACGTGCGGGACTCGCGCAACGGGAACAATCCGGTCGTCTACGGCTCGCCGACAATGGTTCCCGGGAAGCACGGGACCGCGCTTTCCTTCGATGGAACCGACGACTTCCTGAGGCTGCCCAATCGTCTCGGCGACAGCACCGACTTCTCCAGCGCCGCCTGGGTGAAGTGGGGCGGGGGGGCGAATTGGCAGCGGATCTTCGACTTCGGCACCGGCACGAACGCCTACCTCTTTCTGAGTCCTAAGGCGGGCAGCAATGTGTTGCGGTTCACGATCAAGAACGGCGGGGCCGAGCAGCAACTCAATCACAGCGCCGCTCTTCCCGTGAATGTCTGGACTCATGTGGCGGTGACGCTCACCGGCAACACCGGCAAGCTTTTCGTCAACGGTGCCTTGGTAGCCACCAATACCGCGATGGACATCAACCCGGATGCCATCGGCACGAACTCGAATTTCATCGGGGATAGCCAGTTCGCGGCGGACCCGATGTTCAATGGCCAACTCGATGACCTGCGCTTCTACACGAACGCGCTCAGCGATGCCCAGGTGGCCACCCTGGCAGCGAGCACCCCGGCGCAATTCAGCGCGGATCTTCTTAACAAGCCCTCAGCACCGAAGTATCAGCCTTATGTTGCGAGCATCGCTGCCGACCTGAGCGGCGGCAGCGTTACCTTCAGCAAGCTCGGCGGCCCGGCTTGGCTGGCCGTGGCTCCGGATGGTAGCCTGACCGGCGTCCCCGGCCTGAATGACGGCGGCATCAATACCTTCCTCGTCAGTGCCACCACTCCGGCCGGCACCGTGCAAACCGCTACCGTGCAGGTGGAGGTTACGGAGGCTGCGGGCCTGAGTTCCCGCTATGCCTTCAATGGCACGCCACTGAGCCTCACCGGACCCGCCCACGGCATAGCCAGCGGCAGCCCGGCCTATGTCGCCGGAACCCGCGGCCAAGCCATCGATCTGGATGGCACTGACGATCTCGTCACTTTGCCAGCAGGGGTGGCCAGCCACGACGAAATCACGATCGCCACTTGGGTGAACTGGGATGGCGGAGGCAACTGGCAGCGCATCTTCGACTTCGGCAATGGCACCGAGGAATACTTCTTCCTCTGCCCGAAGTCCGCTAGCAACCGCATGCTCCTGCTCATCCGCAGAAATGGCGTGGAGACTTCGGTCGATGCCGGCCCGCTCGCCACCGGGCAATGGGTCCACCTCGCGGCGACTCTTGGCGGCGGCAATCTCCGCCTCTTCGTCAATGGTTCCCAAGTCTCCACGACGGCCACGACGATGAAGCTCTCCGATATCAACCCGGCGATGAACTACATCGGCGACAGCCAGTATGCGGCGGACCCTCTCTTTAATGGTCGCTTGGACGAATTCCTGATCTTCAACCGGATTCTAACAGGCACGCAGATCGGGGCCTTGGTCACCGCCCAGGCGCCGACCTTCACGTCGGACACCATCAGCAAGCCGAATGCCGCGATCGGCACTGCCTACGAGCAGACCCTCTCCGGAAATGCCAGCGATCCGAATGGCGCGGCCACGCTCGTGTTCTCGAAGGTCGGCGGACCGGCGTGGTTGACCGTGGCGGCAAATGGCCGGCTCTCGGGAGTTCCTTCCGCAGCCGATGCCGGCCTCAGCCGCTTCATCGTGCGGGTGACCGATTCCTCGGGCCTCGCGGATGATGCCGTGCTAAACATCAACACGCCGGGCCCCGCCGATCTCATCGCTCATCACCAGTTCAACAACTCTCCTGCCGATAGCGCGGGAGGCACCACGGCCACCAATTTTGGCAGCCCGGTCTATGCCGACGGCCTCTTCGAGCGCGGCATCCGTCTCGACGGCACCGACGACTACGTGAGGCTGCGCAATACCGTGGTGAACGGACTCACCGACATCACCATCGCCGCCCGGGTCTTCTGGGATGGCGGCAACAATTGGCAGCGCATCTTCGACTTCGGCAACAATACCACCCAGTACATGGTGCTCACCCCGAAGTCCGGCGCGAACACCCTGCGCTTCACGATCACGGTCACCGGCAATGCCGCGGGCTCCGAGCAGATCCTCGAAGCCCCGCCGCTACCGGTCGGTGAGTGGTCGCATGTCGCCGTCACGCTGAGCGGGGATATCGGCACCCTCTACGTGAACGGCGCGGTGGCGGATACCCGCCCGATCCTTCTCAACCCGGCCGACTTCTCGCCCTCGCTCAACTACATCGGCAAGAGCCAGTGGCCCGATCCCTATTTCGCCGGAATCGTCGATGACTTCCGGATCTACAACCGCAGTCTCAGCGGCAGCGAGGTCCGGTCGCTCGCCATACCACTACCCGCCGTCGTCGTGCCCGATCCCTCCTTCGAGGCTTGGGCGCAAGCGATCAGCTTCCCGGAGGGCGAGAACGCAGCCGACAGCGACCCCGACAGGGACGGTGCTCCCAATCTGTTAGAATATCTCCAAGGCTCGGACCCCCTCGCTGCCGGTGATGGCAAGCTCCCCGGCCTGATCATAAAAAGCGGTACCGAACTCGGCGGCAGCACCGATCCAGCCAAGCGCTACTTGACCCTCAGCAGCCGCGTGAAAAAGTTCCGGCCGGGGGTGTCCTTGATCCCCGAAGGTGCCGAGACTCTGGCCGACCTCGCATCGCCCGCGGCTGCTTCCCGCATGACTCAATCCGGAACGCCCGTTTCCGATGGCGAATACGAGACCATCACTTGGTTCTACAATGTGGCCGTGGAAGATGGTGCGCGCGGCTTCGTGAGATTGCGGGTGACGAAGTAAGGCCTATCCGCTAGCTCCGCTGCATGGCTGCACATGCCGAATCCTTTCAGATCCGCACCCGCGGGAAGGGCACCCTCGAGATCACGGACGAGGTCGCCGCGATCGTGAAACGGAGCGGGATCACCACCGGCATCGTCACCGTGTTCGTGCGCCACACCTCGGCGAGCTTGGTGATCATGGAGAATGCCGATCCCAGCGCGCGCCGCGATCTGGAGGCCTTCTTCGATCATCTGGTGCCGGAGGACACGCCGTACTTCGTGCACATCTATGAGGGCCCGGATGACATGCCCAGCCACATCCGCATGACCCTGACCCGGACCAGCGAGGTCATTCCGGTGATGGATCGCGCCATGACCCTCGGCACTTGGCAGGGGATCTTCCTCTTCGAACACCGCCGCGACCCGCACACCCGCCAGATCGTGGTGAGCGTGACGGGGGATTGAGAATGGATTGCGTGTTTTGCCCTGCTTGAACTAGTTTCCGCGCGTGGACGAAAGTGTTGAACGTTTGATTGAATCCGCGCTGCGGGAAGATATCGGCTCCGGGGATCTGACCTCCCTCTACTTCGTCCCGGAGGAGCGCCGTGCGACTGCCTTCGTCGTGGCCCGCGAGGCAGGAGTCTTCTCGGGAGGCGAACTCGGTCTGGAAGTGTTGCATCGCGTCGATCCCGCCATCCAAGCCTCGCTGCTGGTTGCGGATGGCGACCGGATCGCAGAGGGAGCCTATCTCATGAAGTTGGAAGGCCCGGCCCGTTCGATCCTCACTGCCGAGCGCACCATGTTGAATTTCATGCAGCGGATGAGCGGTGTGGCCAGTGCCACCCGCCAATATGTCGATGCCGTGCGTGGCACGAATACCCAGATTCTCGATACCCGGAAGACCATTCCCGGCTGGCGTCTCTTGGACAAACGCGCGGTGCTCGATGGCGGCGGTACCAATCATCGCATGGGGCTCTACGACCGCGTGATGGTGAAGGACAATCACCTCATGGCTGCCAGTGATCCGGTGGTAT
It contains:
- a CDS encoding LamG-like jellyroll fold domain-containing protein, which translates into the protein MGLLHCVLILLCLLTLFARGQTLVLNNEVHRADTLAANTVATLSGKSELHINGGGDPIPGCTIHLNSENSFLFLHQLLPSSVAATYLSRVRVNGAAAVLDTNVRVVEHVAGTVLIPQPSSYLPLQVFTGTHLTGTSKKLGSYTAYNTTTLGPFADNIRSFILKRGYTATFAQNENGTGSSVNYVAQDGDLEVSFMPAALDRTVSFIRVFPWRWTGKKGSCDVGPVSLKANWNYNWNISSNSTLDWEYVAIKQQPNWPGLDQDWKWRGVNHLSGYNEPDNSVEDAYQNLTPAGSAVNAAARWPDLLSTGLRVGAPAVTDGGTGWLNTFMNEANSLGHRVDYVPVHYYRSYWNKTDPAGAATQMYNFLKSIYDATGKPVWVTEFNNGANWTDNAHDPDVTQNRNAIEAMINMMDNTPWIERYAIYSRVEWFRQTHYDDGSITPMGAMYRDHVAPIAYQQVVPNNSPSAAADYLFDGNVRDSRNGNNPVVYGSPTMVPGKHGTALSFDGTDDFLRLPNRLGDSTDFSSAAWVKWGGGANWQRIFDFGTGTNAYLFLSPKAGSNVLRFTIKNGGAEQQLNHSAALPVNVWTHVAVTLTGNTGKLFVNGALVATNTAMDINPDAIGTNSNFIGDSQFAADPMFNGQLDDLRFYTNALSDAQVATLAASTPAQFSADLLNKPSAPKYQPYVASIAADLSGGSVTFSKLGGPAWLAVAPDGSLTGVPGLNDGGINTFLVSATTPAGTVQTATVQVEVTEAAGLSSRYAFNGTPLSLTGPAHGIASGSPAYVAGTRGQAIDLDGTDDLVTLPAGVASHDEITIATWVNWDGGGNWQRIFDFGNGTEEYFFLCPKSASNRMLLLIRRNGVETSVDAGPLATGQWVHLAATLGGGNLRLFVNGSQVSTTATTMKLSDINPAMNYIGDSQYAADPLFNGRLDEFLIFNRILTGTQIGALVTAQAPTFTSDTISKPNAAIGTAYEQTLSGNASDPNGAATLVFSKVGGPAWLTVAANGRLSGVPSAADAGLSRFIVRVTDSSGLADDAVLNINTPGPADLIAHHQFNNSPADSAGGTTATNFGSPVYADGLFERGIRLDGTDDYVRLRNTVVNGLTDITIAARVFWDGGNNWQRIFDFGNNTTQYMVLTPKSGANTLRFTITVTGNAAGSEQILEAPPLPVGEWSHVAVTLSGDIGTLYVNGAVADTRPILLNPADFSPSLNYIGKSQWPDPYFAGIVDDFRIYNRSLSGSEVRSLAIPLPAVVVPDPSFEAWAQAISFPEGENAADSDPDRDGAPNLLEYLQGSDPLAAGDGKLPGLIIKSGTELGGSTDPAKRYLTLSSRVKKFRPGVSLIPEGAETLADLASPAAASRMTQSGTPVSDGEYETITWFYNVAVEDGARGFVRLRVTK
- a CDS encoding secondary thiamine-phosphate synthase enzyme YjbQ, which encodes MAAHAESFQIRTRGKGTLEITDEVAAIVKRSGITTGIVTVFVRHTSASLVIMENADPSARRDLEAFFDHLVPEDTPYFVHIYEGPDDMPSHIRMTLTRTSEVIPVMDRAMTLGTWQGIFLFEHRRDPHTRQIVVSVTGD
- the nadC gene encoding carboxylating nicotinate-nucleotide diphosphorylase, whose translation is MDESVERLIESALREDIGSGDLTSLYFVPEERRATAFVVAREAGVFSGGELGLEVLHRVDPAIQASLLVADGDRIAEGAYLMKLEGPARSILTAERTMLNFMQRMSGVASATRQYVDAVRGTNTQILDTRKTIPGWRLLDKRAVLDGGGTNHRMGLYDRVMVKDNHLMAASDPVVLQTAIKRLKEEHPQVEVELEADRLEQVQIFLGLEGVNYILLDNMSLTDLAQAVKMRGEATTPLLEASGGVTLKTVAGIAATGVDFISVGAITHSVKAMDLALDFTRSE